The DNA sequence TTTGAAAGCCGGGCTGTCCCGGAAAGGTGCCACCAGCGGATCGTCTTTGAAAAGCAGCACCCAGTATTGGTAATTGTCTTCTTCAGCAAATTCCCGGAGGTGTGTTATTGTTTTCTGCGCGTTCCGGCGGTAGGTGTAATACATGGCCAGTTGCAGGTGCTTGTATATGGATTCATCATTCATGGCATGTTCAAGGAATTGAGTTGCGTATACTTCGGCTTCTTCCCGCATGCCTAGTTTGGACCATACGGCTGCGATGGTAATGTCGGCAGCTTGAAAAATATCCAGGTCCTGATCGGTCCGCAAGTCGATAAATCGGAGGTAATATTCACGGGCTGCCGGGTAATTGCCGGTGTGGTAGTATAGCTTGCCGAGTTCCTGGAGGATGTGCAGGGCCGCGGGGTTTTTCTCCAGTTCGGCAAGCAGCAGTTTTTCAAGTTTTACCGGGTCGCGGTATTTGGCGTAGACCACGGCGGCTTTTACCCAACCGGCGTAAGGGTTGCGGGGATTATAGGCCAGGGATTTCTCAATGTATTCGAGTGACTCATCCACAAAGCCGGTTTGGATCAGGGCGTTGCTTAAATGGAGGTAATTGTAACTGGTGGTGACGCTGTCGTAGGCGGTGGGGTCCAGACGGATGCCCTGGAGCGCATATTCGAGGTACTTGGCGGTATTGGGGACCATGCTGTTGTAAAAATTGGACAGGAAATGGATCACAATAATGGAATTGGGATTGAATTCCAGTGCTTTTTCCAAATAAGGGACGGCTGACCCGTATTCTTTTTGATGGACGTAGTAAAGGGCTTTTGCAAACAGGCATTCGGGTGCGGAGGGGTCGTAAAGCAGCGCTTTATCGGAATAGGTGTCCAGCTGGTTAGTGTATTGCTTATGCGTCTGGAACAGGTCCAGGTAGTAATAGGCGATGGCAGACGTTGCGTAAGCAAGGGCAAAATCGCTGTCGCGGGTAATGGCCTGCCGGAGGTAGGCGAGGGCTTGTTCCAGGTTTCCGGCCCCGCCCTGCCGCATGAGGTCGGATGCCTTCAGGAACAGGTCGTAGGCCGCCAGATCGGTCGTGGGAATCTTTTCGATGCGTTTTGCTTCTTCCCAGGTAACGAAGGCTTGTACTTCCCGGGCAATGTCTTTCGCTATTTCCTGCTGCAGCTGAAAGATATCGGTTATCTCCCGCTCGTACTGCCGCGCCCACAGATGGCGGTCATGCCGCGCGTCAATTAACTGGATGTGCAGCAGTATCCGGTTGCCTGCCTTTTGTCCGCTTCCCTCCACCACATAACTCACATCCAGTTCTTCGGCCAATTCCGGAATAGTCCTGGCGGTATGCCGGTATTTTTCGGTCGAAGTGCGGCTGACCACGCGGAGGTCCTTTATTTTCTGCAGGTTGTTCAGGGTGGATTCCATCAGGCCATTGATCAGGTACAGATTGGCGGAGTCGCTGCTTTCATTTTTGAAGGGGAGTACGGCGATGGATTTTTCGCGGAGTCCGGGTTTGGGCCGCCATGCATAGTAGGCTACGGCGCCCAATAAGACAATAAGTACCGCCGCCGCGCTTATCATCAGCCAGGGGCTGGCTTTTCGCTTGGATGGCGCTAAGGCCAGGGGCCTGGCTTCGGGCGCGTTCTTTGCACCTGCTGCGATTTCCCCTTCCGCTGCTTCGCGCCCTGCGGCAAGCTCAGCTTCCTCGGCCTTTCGTTTGCCGGCCTCTCCAGGCGGATATCCGTAGTACTCGCGAAAACATTTAATAAAATAGGACGTGCCGCCAAATCCTACCTGGTAAGACACCTCCGACACCGTAAACGAGGTGCTGACAAGCAATTCCATGGCCCGTTCAAGGCGTACTTCCCGTATGAATTGGCTGGCGGATTTGCCGGTAGCCTGTTTGATGCGCCGAAGCAGGTTGGACCGGCTCATGTGCATCTTTTCAGCTAATTCTGACACACCGAACCGCTCGTCCGGCAGGTTTTCCAGCACAATAGCGGTGGCCTGGTCAGGAAAATTATTATCGATGGGAGAGATATCGGGCATGCCGGGTTTAAAGCGCGTTTATGAACAAATATACCGGTTGAACGGGTATTTGCATCATAATTTATATCCTAGCACCATAATTTATACCTGTGTTGCGAAACTTGATGCTTTTGGGCACATAAATAATAACCGGTTTTTCCGGCAGGACCGAGCTTTGCCTTATTCAACAGGTAACCAGAAATTCTTACATTTTAAATTCAACAATCATGAACAGTCAACACCGCAATTGCCTGCATGGCCTTACCAGGTGGACCGGCATTTTATCCCTTTCCCTGTTAGCTGCCTGCGCAGGTAAGGGGCATTCTTCCCAGGCAGATGACACGCCCGGCGCCGAACGGGTGGAAGCACCGAAGGTAGATATTCATACGGCGGTGGCCAGCGGCAATGAAGCCGCACTGCGGCAGCATATTGCCGCGGGCACGGACATTAATACGAAAGATCCCTTCGGGGGTTCCAGCCCGCTGATCACAGCGGCGGTTTTCGGCCAAACGGATATGGCCGGAATCCTTATCGAATCGGGCGCCGATCTTGACTTCCGCAATAATGAAGGTTCCACGGCTCTTCTCTCGGCTGCGTTCTTTGGCCGTCCCGAGATCGTACGGCTGCTGCTGGATGCCGGTGCGGATAAATCCATTGAGAATAAGTATGGAGCTACCGCGTATGAGTCGGTGGCAGCACCCTTTGCCGAAATGAAAAGTACCTACGACATGATGGGTAAGCTGTTAAAGCCGCTGGGGCTCAAACTTGATTACGCCTACCTGGAAAAGATCCGTCCTGTAATTGCTGAAATGCTGAAGTAATGGAAGCAAGAAGATACGATATCGATTGGATAAGGGTCATCGCCATAGGCCTGCTCCTGCTGTACCATGTGGCGATCGGCTTTCAATCCTGGGGCATGCTGATCGGGTTCATAACCACAGAGCAGACCTGGCCTTCGCTCTGGATTCCCATGAGTATGCTCAATGTCTGGCGAATACCGCTGCTGTTTTTCGTGTCCGGAATGGGAGCCTGCTTCGCTTTGCGCCAGCGAACCTGGGCACAGCTGCTGCCGGAACGGGCAAAACGCATATTGCTGCCTTTCCTCTTCGGGATGGTGGCCATTGTTCCCATTCACGTATATCTGTGGCAGCAGTATAATGATTTAGAGACCGGCTACGCGCCTGGTCCCGGCCACCTGTGGTTCCTGGGCAACCTCTTTATCTATGTCCTTTTCCTGACGCCCCTTTTTTATTACCTGAAACGGGGCGGCGGAAAAGCGCTTGCCCGAAAGGCGGAGGTATTTATGCGCAGTCCTTTGGGCCTGCTTCCCATGTTCGCACTATTCATATTGGAGGTGCTTATCCTGGAGCCCTTTCCGTTTGAACGGTATGCCATGACCTGGCACGGGTTCTTCCTGGGCCTGCTGGCCTTTTTCTTCGGCTATTTCTTCGTTTGGTGCGGCGCTGTCTTCTGGAATATGCTGCTTCGCTGGCGGTGGCTGTTTCTCCTGGCGGCTGCCACTCTTTTTGCGCTGCGGCTGTCCTTTTTCCAGTCCCTGGCTCCGAATTACCTGGTTTCCATCGAATCCAATTGCTGGGTATTGGCAGTCTTCGCCTTTGGTTACCGGCACTTCAACCGCCCCAGCTGCCTGCTGAGCTACCTGAGCCAGGCGGCCTACCCGGTCTACATTGTCCACATGGTATTTCTCTACCTTGGGTCGCTCCTCATCTTCCCGCTTGGAATGCCCGTTCCGCTTCAGTTCGTTTTGCTACTATTGTTTACCTTTCTCAGTTGCTTTGCCTGCTACGAACTGCTCATCCGGAGAGTTAGGTTCATCAGGCCTTTGTTTGGGCTTAAAACCTGAGGGAAAAACTTTGAAGCAAAGCGGGAGAAAGCTTTTATCTTTGAACACATGAAAAATATCCCCATGAAAAAGCAAATTATCACCGTATCAATACTTGCCGGGCTGGTATTTGCTTCCTGCCAAAACAAGCCGGGCAGCCAATCAGCGGCCGCTGCCTCCAAAGATATACTTGCACAAGACACCGTGTACCAATCGGAAACCCTGGTTATCCGGAAACTTTCTGATCATACCTTCCAGCATATTTCTTACCTGAACACCCGCGATTTCGGGAAAGTGGGCTGTAATGGAATGATCGTGGTGAACGATCATGAAGCGATCGTTTTCGATACACCAGCGGATAAGGAAAGCTCCGCGGAATTGATCCGTTACCTGGCGGAAACGATGAATTACACCATCAAAGGGGTGGTAGCTACCCATTTCCATGCGGATTGCGTCGCGGGATTAGCCGAATTTCATGAAAAACAGGTTCCATCGTACGCAAATGAACGGACGATTGTCTCCTTGAAGAATAGCGGGGATAGCGCTGCGGTTCCGCAAAACGGCTTTGAGGATGTCCTGGAATTAAGCGTAGGCGACGAAATCGTTTCTGCCAGGTTTTTTGGCCAGGGACACACGAAAGACAATATCATCGCCTATTACCCGGAAGAAAACGTGTTGTTCGGCGGCTGCCTGATCAAAGAGCTGGATGCCGGCAAAGGCAACCTGGAAGATGCGAACGTATCCGCATGGTCCGAAACGGTCAGAAAGATCAAACAGGAATACCCTGATGTTTCTATTGTGATCCCGGGCCACGGGAAAACAGGAGGGGCTCAGCTGCTTGATTATACGATACAACTATTCGATCCGGGAGCCTGACAGCGACCTTATTCCGATCGCAGCGACTTTACCGGGTTCATCAGCGCGGCTTTCACTGATTGAAAGCTGACGGTCAGTAAGGCGATCAACAGCGCCAGCAAGCCCGCCAGGCCAAAGATCCACCAGGCCAGGTCTATCCGGTAGGCAAAATTCTGGAGCCAGCGACTGACCGCATAATGGCTTAAAGGAATGGCCAGCACGAAAGCCAAAGCTACCAGCTTCAAAAAGTCGCGGGACAGTAGTAAAACTATATCGGGTACGGCCGCCCCCATTACCTTCCTAATGCCTACTTCTTTAGTACGGCGTTGTATCGACTGCATGGCCAGGCCGAATAAGCCCATACAGGAAATAAAGATCGACAAGATGGCGCCGGCGGTGATCATTTGCTTCCATTTCGCTTCGCTTGCGTAACCCGCCTGGTTAATGTCATGCATATAAGCGTAAGAGAAAGGACGAAAGGGCATCACCTTTTCATAGGCTTCCCGTATGGCCTTCAGGGCTTGGGTGGCCTTACCCGGCCTTAGCTTTACCCAAAGGTCCCCTGAGCCGTGTTTCAAAAGGAGCGGCCCTATTTTTTCTTTCAGAGAGGTAAAATGGTAGTCTTTCACCATACCTATCACGGTCAGCTGCTCATCGCCGTAATTGATCACCTGCCCGATGGGATCCTTTCCGGAGGCA is a window from the Anseongella ginsenosidimutans genome containing:
- a CDS encoding acyltransferase family protein gives rise to the protein MEARRYDIDWIRVIAIGLLLLYHVAIGFQSWGMLIGFITTEQTWPSLWIPMSMLNVWRIPLLFFVSGMGACFALRQRTWAQLLPERAKRILLPFLFGMVAIVPIHVYLWQQYNDLETGYAPGPGHLWFLGNLFIYVLFLTPLFYYLKRGGGKALARKAEVFMRSPLGLLPMFALFILEVLILEPFPFERYAMTWHGFFLGLLAFFFGYFFVWCGAVFWNMLLRWRWLFLLAAATLFALRLSFFQSLAPNYLVSIESNCWVLAVFAFGYRHFNRPSCLLSYLSQAAYPVYIVHMVFLYLGSLLIFPLGMPVPLQFVLLLLFTFLSCFACYELLIRRVRFIRPLFGLKT
- the bla gene encoding subclass B1 metallo-beta-lactamase, translating into MKKQIITVSILAGLVFASCQNKPGSQSAAAASKDILAQDTVYQSETLVIRKLSDHTFQHISYLNTRDFGKVGCNGMIVVNDHEAIVFDTPADKESSAELIRYLAETMNYTIKGVVATHFHADCVAGLAEFHEKQVPSYANERTIVSLKNSGDSAAVPQNGFEDVLELSVGDEIVSARFFGQGHTKDNIIAYYPEENVLFGGCLIKELDAGKGNLEDANVSAWSETVRKIKQEYPDVSIVIPGHGKTGGAQLLDYTIQLFDPGA
- a CDS encoding helix-turn-helix domain-containing protein, which produces MPDISPIDNNFPDQATAIVLENLPDERFGVSELAEKMHMSRSNLLRRIKQATGKSASQFIREVRLERAMELLVSTSFTVSEVSYQVGFGGTSYFIKCFREYYGYPPGEAGKRKAEEAELAAGREAAEGEIAAGAKNAPEARPLALAPSKRKASPWLMISAAAVLIVLLGAVAYYAWRPKPGLREKSIAVLPFKNESSDSANLYLINGLMESTLNNLQKIKDLRVVSRTSTEKYRHTARTIPELAEELDVSYVVEGSGQKAGNRILLHIQLIDARHDRHLWARQYEREITDIFQLQQEIAKDIAREVQAFVTWEEAKRIEKIPTTDLAAYDLFLKASDLMRQGGAGNLEQALAYLRQAITRDSDFALAYATSAIAYYYLDLFQTHKQYTNQLDTYSDKALLYDPSAPECLFAKALYYVHQKEYGSAVPYLEKALEFNPNSIIVIHFLSNFYNSMVPNTAKYLEYALQGIRLDPTAYDSVTTSYNYLHLSNALIQTGFVDESLEYIEKSLAYNPRNPYAGWVKAAVVYAKYRDPVKLEKLLLAELEKNPAALHILQELGKLYYHTGNYPAAREYYLRFIDLRTDQDLDIFQAADITIAAVWSKLGMREEAEVYATQFLEHAMNDESIYKHLQLAMYYTYRRNAQKTITHLREFAEEDNYQYWVLLFKDDPLVAPFRDSPAFKRVISDMEIKFWNNNRELRKTLEEKGLL
- a CDS encoding ankyrin repeat domain-containing protein, translated to MNSQHRNCLHGLTRWTGILSLSLLAACAGKGHSSQADDTPGAERVEAPKVDIHTAVASGNEAALRQHIAAGTDINTKDPFGGSSPLITAAVFGQTDMAGILIESGADLDFRNNEGSTALLSAAFFGRPEIVRLLLDAGADKSIENKYGATAYESVAAPFAEMKSTYDMMGKLLKPLGLKLDYAYLEKIRPVIAEMLK